The DNA region CTGGAAACGGCCCCGCACATAGGGGACGATACAGTAGCTGCAGAAGTTGTCGCAACCGTGGGCGATGGTGACATAGGCTTTGTAGGGGTTGCCCCTGGAGAGCGGAGGCGTGTGGAGGTCATCGAGGGCCCGTGGGTCGCCATCCAGATGATTCTCCCGTCCGCTGCCGTGGACACAGCGCTCCAGAGCCCCCGGCAGGGCAGCGAGATGTCTGGGACCGGCGACAATCCGCACCCAGGGATAGCGCTGCATGAGCTCCCCGCCCACCCGCTGGGCCATACAGCCCACAACGGCGGTTACCGGCCGACCGTCCCTGCTCCACCGTCCCTTGAGACGGCCAAGCTCGCTCCAGACCTTCTGTTCCGCCTTCTCGCGGATGCTGCAGGTGACATAGATCAGTGCATCTGCCGTCCCGGGGTCCGCTTCGCGCCACCCCGCACGGAAGAGGGTGGTACGCAAACGGTCGGCGTCGTAGACATTCATCTGGCAGCCGAATACCCGCAGCGCAAAGCGTGCTTCCATCAAACCAGCTCCCTGTGTTCCGGATTGGAATTGTATCATGATTTCACGAAGCCCTCTCTCCGGAGCGGAGGAGGGGTTCCTCTATGCTATAGTAGGCCAAGCTTCCTGCGAATGGAGGGGTCGTCCCCGTGAAACAGCTTCTTCCGGTCTTGCTGTTCCTGTCTCTCTGTGTCCTCCCCGCTACGGCGGAAGGGATCTCCTTCCCGCAACAGGTGGGAACCTTCACGATGGATGAGGGCGGCACACAGACACTGCAAACCACCAAGGGTTCCGTCGGCAGCTGGCAGTGGGCCTCCTACAGCGAACACCCCGGCCTGCATATCCATGTAGAGCTCCTCTGCGGCTCCGGCCCGGGATCCTGGGATATGCCGATCTTTCCCGGCGTGAAAAGCGACGGCCCCATCGGTTCAGGATGGACAGCCGAGCGCATCGCTCTGGCAGATCGTCCCGGCGTCTACCAGCACCATCCGTCCCTCGGCGGCAGTATCACCCTCAGCCTTCCCGAAGCGTGCACACTCCAGGTGGAGAGCCCCGGGGCGACGAAGGCGCAACTGATCCGATGGACAGAAGCCTGGCTCCGGGAGAGCGCTCCCGGCGGCGAGAACAAAAAAACAGCGGGACCAGAGGCCCCGCCGGAAGATCGTTCAATGTAGGCAAACGCCCCTTACTCGGCCGGCTCGAACATGTCCTTCGCCACGCCGCAGACAGGGCATACCCAGTCGTCAGGAATGTCCTCAAAGGCCGTGCCCGGCGCGACACCGGAATCAGGGTCCCCGTTTGCAGGATCATAGACATAACCGCAGACAGTGCAGACGTATTTCTTCACGATGAAAACCTCCTCTCAAGACTTGAACGCCACCTCACAGAGCGCTGCCATATGCCCTGTGTCCCGGCAAACCTGTTATCAGCTTCATTATAGATGCACAGCCCAAAAAACTCAATCAGCGTGAAAGGGGATTGCCATGCTACTTGTCACCGGCGGAGCCGGATACGTAGGAAGTCATATCGTCCTCGCTCTCCAGGAACACGGCCGGGAGGTACTCATCGCCGACGACTTCTCCACAGGCCATCGGGATCTCGCCCTAGCCGACACGGAGGAGGCGGACATCCGCGACACCGCAGCCATGGCGGCCGTGATGGAACGGTACGGCGTGGATACGGTCATCCACTGCGCCGCCCGGAGCCAGGTCGGCGAGTCCATGCGCGATCCGGAGCTTTACTATCACGTTAATGTGGCCGGAACGCTCTCGCTTCTTCGGGCCATGCGGCAGAGCGGGGTACGACGCTTCGTGCTCTCCTCCACCGCCGCTGTCTACGGGACACCGGAAACGCTCCCCATCACAGAGGATATCCCCCGCCATCCCGAGAATGTCTACGGTGAAACCAAGCACTTCATCGAAAGCATGCTGCACCGCTACGCACAGGCCTATGGTCTCCAGAGCATCGCCCTCCGCTACTTCAACGCCGCCGGCGCGGACCCCGAGGCGCGCACAGGCGAGCACCACGTACCGGAAAGCCATCTCATCCCTCTGGTACTCGACGCAGCCATGGGACGGAGAGAATCGATCACCGTCTTCGGCGACGACTACCCCACCCGAGACGGTACCTGCATCCGCGACTACATCCACGTCACCGACCTCGCCGACGCCCATGTCGCCGCCGTCACCCGACTCCAACAGCTGGACACACCGGGGTTCGGCGCCTTCAACCTGGGGAGCGGCAACGGGTACACCGTACAGGAGATCATCACCGCTGCGGAATCCGTCACGCAATGCGCCGTCCCCGTCCACAGGGGCCCCCGCCGGGCGGGAGATCCCCCTTCGCTCATCGCCTCACGTCACGCGGCAGAACGGGAGCTCCGGTGGGAACCCCGCCGCGACACCCTGGAGGACATCATCGGGAGCGCCTGGCGGTGGCACCGGAAGCGCTTCGGATAGCGCTCCCACGCTCACACCACAAAGAGCTCCCTGGGGATGCTCGACGAGAGCACCGCACAGCCCTGGTCGGTGACCACGCAGTCGTCTTCGAGGCGCAGACCGCCTCTTCCCTCCACGTAGATCCCCGGCTCCACGGTAACAACGTCATTGCAGCGGAGCGCACCCAGAGCCGCCCTGGAGAGCCGGGGGCCTTCGTGCAGTTCCAGCCCCAGGCCGTGGCCGAGACCGTGGGGGAAACACGGGCCGTACCCCGCCTCGTCCAGGAAGGTGCGGGCCGCCTGGTCCACATCGCTGCCCTTTCTCCCGGCGGCGATGGCATCCATGCCCCGCTGCTGGGCCTCCCTGAGGAGACCGTGGATCTCTTCAGCCCAGGGATCGATGCGACCGAGACAGAAGTTTCTGGTGATATCGCTGACGTAGCCCTTGTAGCGCGCCCCGAAATCGACAGTGACGCACTCGCCTTCCCGTAACGACCGTTCGGTGGGTGCTCCATGGGGGAGGGCACCCCTCGGGCCCGAGGCGACGATAAAGGAGGGGCCGCCCCAGCCACCTTCGGCTCCGGCAAGCACGATGTTGTACTCCAGCAACGCCGCGAAGTGGCGCTCGGTCATCCCCGGCCGGGCGTCCTCAAGCGTGGCGGCCAGGGCCTCGCCGGCGATCCGTCCCGCTTCCCGGAGCAGCTCAAGCTCCATGGGATCCTTGCGGCGACGCAGCTCCAGCACCACATCCGAGGCATCGACCCATTCGACCCCTTCCCCGGGGAGCTGAGCAAAGTCGGCACAGGTCAGCCGCTCCGCTTCGTATCCGATACGCTGGAGGCTCTTCCGCCGAAGCAGCTCCCCCTGCACCACCGCCAGAAGCCTCCTGTTGCCCTGATCCACCACGGTACAGGGGGACTGCTCCTTGGCCTGCGCGAGATAGCGGCCATCCGTAATCAGCAGGGCCTCCTCGCCGGTGACCACCAGAGCCGAGCTGCTCCCGCGGAACCCGCTGAGATAGTAGACACTCTCCCAGTTCGCCCCTTCCCTGACGAGCAGGAACAAGGCATCCAGCCCGCGTGTCACCAATGCCTTTCGTGCCGCTGCAATCCGTTCCTCGATCGGTCCGTCCACCATCGTCATCACTCATTCCTTTCCCCTGGGCATGGCCAGAAGCCGCCACAGCTCTTCGTGCATCGCCTTGGGCGGAGACTGGGAGACGCCGCCTGACTGAGGCGCCACAGCACCGATCCGGGCCCAGGGGATACCGGCCTGTTCCAGGGCTTCTAGGGCGGGGGCTTCTTTGCGTCGGGGCACCACAGCCAGAAGCACCCCCGAGGAGATCAGCTGAAGCGGATTGAAGGAGAGCCGTTCAGCGGCCCGTGCGGTCAGGCCATCCACGGGGACCCCTGCCTCGTCAACGGTGAGACGGAGCTCCCCGAGCAACCAGGCGATCTCGGCCACACCGCCCAGCAGTCCGCCTTCCGTGGGATCGTGCATGAACGAGGCATAGGGTCGGAGAAGACGGGCCTCAGGCAGGATGGAGAGCTCCCCGCTCCAGCCGCGGAGCCGCCGCAGTTCGTCCTCGCCGAACAGTCCGCGCAGCAGGTCCGGTCTGTCCTGGGCCAGGATGGACATCCCCTCCAGACCGGCGTGCTTGGTCATGATCAGCACATCGCCCGCCCCGATATCTTCGGCACGCAGACAGCGCTCCGCCCTCCCGAAGAGGGTCCCCGAAAGGACCGGTGCCTCATAGCGGTCGGTAAACTCCGTATGTCCCCCGACAATGGCGATCCCCAGCTCCCGGCAGGTGCCGTGGATCTCCTCCATCAACCTCTCCACAGCGGCTTCGCCGCAGGAAGAGGGCAGAATCAGCGTCAGTAGAAAGTAGGCGGGTTCGGCCCCCTTTGCCGCCACATCGTTGGCGTTGATATGGACCAGAAGGCCTCCCGCCCCCACCTGGGCCCCCACGACAGGATCCGAGGAGGCCACCAGGTACCCCCCCTTCTCCCAGGCGATCACGGAT from Synergistales bacterium includes:
- a CDS encoding rubredoxin, which encodes MKKYVCTVCGYVYDPANGDPDSGVAPGTAFEDIPDDWVCPVCGVAKDMFEPAE
- the galE gene encoding UDP-glucose 4-epimerase GalE; this translates as MLLVTGGAGYVGSHIVLALQEHGREVLIADDFSTGHRDLALADTEEADIRDTAAMAAVMERYGVDTVIHCAARSQVGESMRDPELYYHVNVAGTLSLLRAMRQSGVRRFVLSSTAAVYGTPETLPITEDIPRHPENVYGETKHFIESMLHRYAQAYGLQSIALRYFNAAGADPEARTGEHHVPESHLIPLVLDAAMGRRESITVFGDDYPTRDGTCIRDYIHVTDLADAHVAAVTRLQQLDTPGFGAFNLGSGNGYTVQEIITAAESVTQCAVPVHRGPRRAGDPPSLIASRHAAERELRWEPRRDTLEDIIGSAWRWHRKRFG
- a CDS encoding Xaa-Pro peptidase family protein, which produces MVDGPIEERIAAARKALVTRGLDALFLLVREGANWESVYYLSGFRGSSSALVVTGEEALLITDGRYLAQAKEQSPCTVVDQGNRRLLAVVQGELLRRKSLQRIGYEAERLTCADFAQLPGEGVEWVDASDVVLELRRRKDPMELELLREAGRIAGEALAATLEDARPGMTERHFAALLEYNIVLAGAEGGWGGPSFIVASGPRGALPHGAPTERSLREGECVTVDFGARYKGYVSDITRNFCLGRIDPWAEEIHGLLREAQQRGMDAIAAGRKGSDVDQAARTFLDEAGYGPCFPHGLGHGLGLELHEGPRLSRAALGALRCNDVVTVEPGIYVEGRGGLRLEDDCVVTDQGCAVLSSSIPRELFVV
- a CDS encoding hydrogenase expression protein — its product is SVIAWEKGGYLVASSDPVVGAQVGAGGLLVHINANDVAAKGAEPAYFLLTLILPSSCGEAAVERLMEEIHGTCRELGIAIVGGHTEFTDRYEAPVLSGTLFGRAERCLRAEDIGAGDVLIMTKHAGLEGMSILAQDRPDLLRGLFGEDELRRLRGWSGELSILPEARLLRPYASFMHDPTEGGLLGGVAEIAWLLGELRLTVDEAGVPVDGLTARAAERLSFNPLQLISSGVLLAVVPRRKEAPALEALEQAGIPWARIGAVAPQSGGVSQSPPKAMHEELWRLLAMPRGKE